Genomic DNA from Chrysiogenia bacterium:
GCCAGGTCGACCATGATGCACTTTTCCTGCATGCGCACACAGAACTCGCGCCCGAAGTCGCTGAGCCCCTCGTCCTGGTGACGCAGCGCCGTGCTGGGGGTCGCGATCTTCGAGCGCATCATGTGAACGATGGTGATGCGGTGCACCAGGTCGTCGGGAATCAGATCGAGGCTCTCCACCGAATAATCGAGAGCCTGTCCGCCCTGGATGGAAATGAGCGCCGCGGTCTTGCCGTGGGCGCGGGCGACTTCGTACTCGGTGAAGTTGCGTACCAGTGCGTAGTCGTCGGGAAATTCCGAGAGCTCGGCTGCCAGGCGCTTGAGATTCTTCACCGTCGTCTGCGGCCGCATGGACTCGGGGCGGAACGGGTTGGTCGTCACGTCCCATGAAACCCCGGCCATCTGCGCCTCGCGCGCCCGGGGAAAATCCACCTGATTGAAGAACGCCGAGCCCGGCAGAAACGGGCGGTGGCGCTTCGAGAGGTCATAGCCCGGAAACACCCGCGACCAGATGAAGCTGCACGTGTGCAGGTCGATGACCTCGCTGCTCAGGTAGAGGTCCACCGCCTCGCGTGAGATGCCCAGCTCACTGGCCCATG
This window encodes:
- a CDS encoding membrane dipeptidase: MGRLRYRDYRAEPAAWASELGISREAVDLYLSSEVIDLHTCSFIWSRVFPGYDLSKRHRPFLPGSAFFNQVDFPRAREAQMAGVSWDVTTNPFRPESMRPQTTVKNLKRLAAELSEFPDDYALVRNFTEYEVARAHGKTAALISIQGGQALDYSVESLDLIPDDLVHRITIVHMMRSKIATPSTALRHQDEGLSDFGREFCVRMQEKCIMVDLAHINRKGFFDAVEATDPGIPLVVTHTGISSVRKSWRNLDDEQIRAIAERGGTIGIVYHPQYLDQTWFGCALSKVIDHMEHVINVVGEDFVSLGSDYDGMIWMPRELPDITFQPRMVALMLKRGWDERRIRKILGENFLRVLRAVRP